The following proteins are co-located in the Echinicola sp. 20G genome:
- a CDS encoding MauE/DoxX family redox-associated membrane protein: protein MKSFIRTYTELIPLLIAFLFAYTAVSKVYDWQGTEIALRNQVFPLWMVEGLLWGLPAMELTVAIMVLTQKWRRRGMWASFGLMVTFTGYLGLVILNVFDRVPCSCGGILSGLGWEEHLVFNLTVLVLMVVWVMMYEAGRLNRRT, encoded by the coding sequence ATGAAAAGTTTTATAAGAACATATACCGAACTGATCCCATTGTTGATCGCTTTCTTATTTGCCTATACAGCGGTCAGCAAAGTGTATGATTGGCAGGGCACTGAGATTGCCCTTAGAAATCAGGTTTTCCCCTTGTGGATGGTAGAAGGACTGCTGTGGGGCTTGCCAGCAATGGAGTTGACCGTAGCCATCATGGTGCTGACCCAGAAATGGCGCAGAAGAGGGATGTGGGCATCTTTTGGATTGATGGTCACTTTTACGGGCTACCTGGGACTGGTGATCCTGAACGTATTCGATAGAGTGCCCTGCAGCTGTGGGGGAATACTGAGTGGTTTGGGATGGGAGGAGCATCTGGTGTTTAATCTTACGGTGCTGGTGTTGATGGTGGTATGGGTAATGATGTACGAAGCAGGAAGGTTGAATAGGAGAACTTGA